A segment of the Synechococcus sp. CBW1002 genome:
GTTGAAGCCGCCGCAGGCCTGCACGGCTTCGCGCAGCAACAGCTGGCCGTTGCCGCGCAGCTCGGGCACACCGCCCACCGACAGGCGCCCCTCCTGGATCACCGCATCGAGTGCCATCTCCATGGCCTGGGCGCGGGTGAGCAGGTTGACAGGGCCATTCACCACCGCCTTGCGCAGCTGCACCGCCGACCAGCCACCGGCCTCGGCGGCGGGAATGACCCTCTCGAGCAGGTCAGGCTGCAGGCCGGCATCGGCATCGAGCACCAGCATCCAGCGGCCCCGCAGCTGGGTCATCACCTCGTTGAGGGCGCCCGATTTGCCCCCACCCGCATCGCGGGGGCGCCGCAGCACCCGCAACAGCGGCGTGGTCTGCTCCAGCTCCCGTAGCAGCTCGGGAGTGGCATCGTCGCTGCCGTCGTCGATCACCCAGAGCCGCAACTGGCCCTCCGGATAGCGCAGCTGCCGGATCCGATCCACCAGACGACCGATGACGGCCTGCTCGTCGCGGGCGGCCACCACAAGATCCACTGCCGGCAGATCGATGGCTGGCAAGTCCCCCGCAGACGCGTCCACACTGCGGCGAGCCTGACGCAGAGCCTGGAGCAGCACCGTGCGCAGGCTGTAACCGCCCAGCAGCACCGCCAGGCTGAGCGCAGGCAGAAGGCTGCGCTCAGCTGCCAGCCAGTGGGGTGCGAGCCCGGCCCAGGTGCAGCCCAGCAGGAACAGTGCCGATTTGGCGCGGCGATCTCTGCCAGTGCTGGCAATGCCAACGCCGGCATTGGCACTGTCGCTGGCAGTGGCGCTGTCGCCGGCAGCCATGGACACCCCGTGAGTGGCCAGACTTTAAGGGTGACGCTCCGGAATCACAGGCGGAGCCTCGGACTGAAGACCCGTCAGCGGCACCAGTGCCGTGCCCGGGTAGTAATGCTGCAGGATCCGCTGCAGGCCCCAGCCACGGCGCGCCAGATCAATGGCGCCGGCCTGGGACAGGCCGGCGCCATGGCCGAAGCCGCCCCCCACGACACGCCACTGGCCCGCCGCCACGGGCCGCACCTCGAACAGGGTGCTGGGCAATGTGCGCAGGTTGCGGCGGATCGCATCGAGCCGCAGCACTGTGGAGTCGCCACTGCCGACAATCTCCAGGGCCAGCACCCGGCCACTGGGGCCCCGCTCCAGCACCCGCACACTGCGCGGCTCACCGAGCCTTGGGGCCACTCCGCGCAGAGCCGCACTGATCTGGGCGGCGGTCAGCTGGCGCTGCCAGCGGAAGACGGGATGGCTGGCTCCATAGGCGGCCCCTCCCTGGCGCAGCAGCAGGGCAAGGCCCTCCTGCTGAAGAGGCAGCGGCAGTGAGGCCTGCAACGCGGCTGGTCCATCCACGAAAGACTGCAGATACGGGAGAGGCTCTCCACTCCACCCTTCCTCGAAGCCTGCCGCTACCCCACCGTTGGTGGCGTGATAGACGGCATGAATCGGCCGGCCGGCGTAACTGAGCACCTGGTGGCGGGTGCTGGCGATCGCCTGGCGAACCGCCGCGCCGGCCTGGCGTGGATCGCTGTAGACCTGGCACTGGGTGTCAGCACAGAGGTGATAGCCATCCACCCCATAGCGATGCTGGTTGCGCAGCGCCCAGGTGCGCGCCAGCACGGCCTGGGCCGCCAGGGCTGCTGCCGGCGAACCGGCTCCGATTTCATGGGGCACCACGCCCTCGAGATAACGCTCGAGCGGCGCCTCCTCCAGCAGTGACCAGCTGCCGTAGGCATCGGGTTGCAGGCGGAAGGGACCGCCGTACACGCCGTTCTGCCAGCGCAGCCCACCAGGGGCCTCGATCCGGATCGGCTCCTGAAGTGGCCGTGCACCGTCGGCCGGCCGCAGCTCCGGTACCCAGCGACCCGGCAGCCGGCGTTCCTGCAGCCGGGGATGCAACCCCAGGGGTGGCAGGGCGGAGGCGGGTGCCCACACCTCCCAGTCGCCCGGGTGCGCGATCACGGCTGCCACACCAAGCTGGCGCCACTGGTCAGCAGCCTGCTCGGCACTCTCGAAACTGGCGAACGGCCCGAGCACCTGGCGCCGCCAGATCCGGGGCTGGGCCAGGGGCTGCCAGCGCCAGTGCACCAGCAGATCGGCCCCCTGGACTCTGTGGCCGGCCGCATCGGTGAGGATGAGGCCACCGCGGGCGCTGCGCAGCCGCAGCGGCG
Coding sequences within it:
- a CDS encoding glycosyltransferase family 2 protein, which translates into the protein MAAGDSATASDSANAGVGIASTGRDRRAKSALFLLGCTWAGLAPHWLAAERSLLPALSLAVLLGGYSLRTVLLQALRQARRSVDASAGDLPAIDLPAVDLVVAARDEQAVIGRLVDRIRQLRYPEGQLRLWVIDDGSDDATPELLRELEQTTPLLRVLRRPRDAGGGKSGALNEVMTQLRGRWMLVLDADAGLQPDLLERVIPAAEAGGWSAVQLRKAVVNGPVNLLTRAQAMEMALDAVIQEGRLSVGGVPELRGNGQLLLREAVQACGGFNEATVTDDLDLSFRLLLANQPIGVFWDPPVEEEAVLSLAALWRQRQRWAEGGLQRFFDYGQGLVFGPLRFSQKLDLTCFFLLQYMLPVVSIADLAGALITRTLPTIWPLSIVALGLSGLAIVSGCRRPSEGPALPAMGPLAMGLGILYLVHWFVVIPWVTLRMAVLPKRLVWVKTLHLGDDASVEEAVSS
- a CDS encoding SpoIID/LytB domain-containing protein; its protein translation is MESELHWPVPPPPNPDPRDPRLWVALAARLAPASQAAGPVPPPLRLRSARGGLILTDAAGHRVQGADLLVHWRWQPLAQPRIWRRQVLGPFASFESAEQAADQWRQLGVAAVIAHPGDWEVWAPASALPPLGLHPRLQERRLPGRWVPELRPADGARPLQEPIRIEAPGGLRWQNGVYGGPFRLQPDAYGSWSLLEEAPLERYLEGVVPHEIGAGSPAAALAAQAVLARTWALRNQHRYGVDGYHLCADTQCQVYSDPRQAGAAVRQAIASTRHQVLSYAGRPIHAVYHATNGGVAAGFEEGWSGEPLPYLQSFVDGPAALQASLPLPLQQEGLALLLRQGGAAYGASHPVFRWQRQLTAAQISAALRGVAPRLGEPRSVRVLERGPSGRVLALEIVGSGDSTVLRLDAIRRNLRTLPSTLFEVRPVAAGQWRVVGGGFGHGAGLSQAGAIDLARRGWGLQRILQHYYPGTALVPLTGLQSEAPPVIPERHP